The proteins below come from a single Sinorhizobium fredii genomic window:
- a CDS encoding ABC transporter substrate-binding protein: MQFLISFAFWLFFVGFACAAPVLFPAFSGDAAAPVLVVYSSLDEPLARPMIVGFQKANPDVAVRYEDMLTGEIYDRIVKETDAGQRTADFAFSSAMDLQVKLSNDGYAQRSDLPMSGRWPAWANWRNTAYALTFEPAVFVYHKPSFSKEKPPATRAEFVDYLKRQGSEIFGRIGTYDIERSGVGFLFMARDQEQFGDIWSVIQAMGAAGVKLYSTSQAILERVADGRFVLGYNILGSYAADWASRHPDVGIVLPKDYTVVMSRIGLVPQAAASPDLGRRYLEFFMSKEGQTIMARELEIPAVSPEVAGENTANTMQEMLGGQLKPVPVSPGLMVYLDQVKRARLIARWNEVLRLQ, from the coding sequence ATGCAGTTCTTGATTTCCTTCGCTTTTTGGTTGTTTTTCGTCGGGTTCGCCTGCGCCGCGCCGGTGCTCTTCCCGGCCTTTTCCGGCGATGCGGCGGCGCCCGTTCTCGTCGTCTATTCCTCGCTCGACGAGCCGCTGGCGCGCCCGATGATCGTCGGCTTCCAGAAGGCCAATCCGGATGTCGCGGTCCGCTACGAGGACATGCTGACCGGCGAGATCTACGACCGGATCGTCAAGGAGACCGATGCCGGCCAGAGGACGGCCGATTTCGCCTTCTCCTCCGCGATGGACCTGCAGGTGAAGCTCAGCAATGACGGTTATGCCCAGCGCAGCGACCTGCCGATGAGCGGCCGCTGGCCGGCCTGGGCGAACTGGCGCAACACGGCCTATGCGCTAACCTTCGAGCCGGCCGTGTTCGTCTATCACAAACCGAGTTTTTCAAAAGAAAAGCCGCCGGCGACGCGCGCCGAATTCGTCGACTATCTGAAGCGTCAGGGAAGCGAGATCTTCGGCCGGATCGGCACCTATGATATCGAGCGATCCGGCGTCGGCTTCCTGTTCATGGCGCGCGACCAGGAACAGTTCGGCGACATCTGGAGCGTCATCCAGGCAATGGGTGCTGCGGGCGTCAAGCTCTATTCGACCAGCCAGGCGATCCTCGAGCGGGTGGCGGACGGGCGCTTCGTGCTCGGCTACAATATCCTCGGCTCCTATGCCGCCGACTGGGCCTCCAGGCATCCGGATGTCGGCATCGTGCTGCCGAAGGACTATACCGTGGTGATGTCGCGAATCGGCCTGGTTCCGCAGGCCGCCGCCTCTCCAGATCTCGGCCGCCGCTATCTCGAATTCTTCATGTCGAAGGAAGGTCAGACGATCATGGCGCGCGAGCTTGAGATCCCGGCCGTGAGTCCCGAGGTCGCCGGCGAGAACACCGCCAACACCATGCAGGAAATGCTCGGCGGCCAGTTGAAGCCGGTGCCGGTCAGTCCGGGACTCATGGTCTATCTCGACCAAGTCAAACGCGCCCGGCTGATCGCCCGCTGGAACGAGGTGCTCAGACTCCAGTGA
- a CDS encoding response regulator transcription factor: protein MRILLVEDNQALAEGLSALLRGSGYAVDVVNDGASAHAVAAAESFDLVILDLNLPEMDGLDVLRAMRARQNRAAVLILTARGSPEERIKGLDLGADDYLIKPFDIGEFEARVRVLLRRQAGLRSSIVSYGNVSLDLNARSFSAGGVPIEIPARELGLLELLFMRAGKVVAKDAIVQSLTGLDDDLSPNAIEQYVSRLRKRLAPYGLTVRTARGIGYYLDKATGPE, encoded by the coding sequence TTGCGTATCTTGCTTGTTGAAGACAATCAGGCCCTGGCAGAGGGTCTCTCGGCGCTTTTGCGCGGCAGCGGCTATGCCGTCGACGTGGTGAACGACGGCGCCTCGGCGCATGCCGTCGCCGCCGCCGAGAGCTTCGATCTGGTGATCCTGGACCTGAACCTGCCGGAGATGGACGGGCTCGACGTGCTGCGCGCCATGCGGGCCCGGCAGAACCGGGCGGCCGTCCTGATCCTGACGGCCCGCGGCTCGCCCGAAGAAAGGATCAAGGGCCTCGATCTTGGCGCTGACGACTACCTGATCAAGCCTTTCGACATCGGCGAGTTCGAGGCGCGCGTGCGGGTCCTGCTCCGCCGTCAGGCCGGCCTGCGCAGCTCGATCGTCAGCTACGGCAATGTCTCGCTGGATCTGAACGCCCGCAGTTTTTCCGCCGGCGGCGTGCCGATCGAGATTCCGGCGCGCGAGCTCGGGCTGCTCGAGCTTCTCTTCATGCGCGCCGGCAAGGTGGTCGCCAAGGACGCGATCGTTCAGTCGCTGACCGGCCTCGATGACGATCTCAGCCCCAATGCGATCGAGCAATATGTCAGCCGGCTGCGCAAGCGCCTGGCGCCCTACGGGCTGACGGTGCGCACGGCCCGCGGCATCGGTTACTACCTCGACAAGGCAACGGGCCCCGAATGA
- a CDS encoding sensor histidine kinase, with protein MRTAVYSLRRRLLGWLLISTAVIGVIALMDTYREAVKTANVVSDRVLAGSALAIAERVVVAEDGTLQVDIPYVALEMLTSAAQDRVFYRVDGPPGEFITGYQTLPSLPEAAGQSTSFADAVFRGEPIRLAVLRRSASTGVNSVPFVVTVAETTIARRQLTQTILLHSALRLGLMIAGAALIVWVAVTFSLRPLYRLGDAIAERSPDDLHPIGERVPSEVQGLVDTVNSFMVRLQSALDALRHFTGNASHQLRTPLAIIRTQLALARRAATVNEALSAAAKADEAVANAERILAQLLLMAKIDAAAKEEARGSERIELARLARSVTAEHVPAAGEVGIDLGFAGEGEHWIRAEPLLVGELLKNLIGNALLYAGRGAEVTVRVSRSDDEIALEVEDNGPGIRPELREAVLKRFRRGGNEAPGTGLGLPIVEEIATLYAGTMRLEDGEGGRGLKVVVTFPAG; from the coding sequence ATGAGGACGGCCGTCTATTCGCTGAGAAGAAGGCTGCTCGGCTGGCTGCTGATCTCGACCGCGGTGATCGGGGTCATCGCCTTGATGGATACCTATCGGGAAGCGGTCAAGACGGCGAATGTCGTTTCGGACCGCGTGCTCGCAGGCTCGGCGCTGGCGATCGCCGAGCGTGTGGTCGTCGCCGAGGACGGCACGCTTCAGGTCGACATACCCTATGTGGCGCTGGAAATGCTGACCTCGGCCGCGCAGGACCGCGTCTTTTACCGGGTGGATGGCCCTCCGGGGGAGTTCATCACCGGCTACCAGACGCTGCCGTCGCTTCCCGAGGCCGCCGGCCAGTCGACGAGCTTTGCCGATGCGGTCTTCCGCGGCGAGCCCATACGGCTGGCGGTGCTTCGCCGCTCCGCCTCCACCGGCGTCAATTCCGTTCCCTTCGTCGTCACCGTCGCCGAGACGACGATTGCGAGACGCCAGCTGACGCAGACGATCCTGCTGCACTCGGCGCTCCGCCTCGGCTTGATGATCGCCGGTGCCGCCCTGATCGTCTGGGTGGCGGTGACCTTTTCCTTACGGCCGCTCTACCGGCTCGGCGACGCGATCGCCGAGCGCAGTCCAGACGATCTCCATCCGATCGGCGAGCGTGTGCCGAGCGAGGTGCAGGGACTGGTCGACACGGTCAATTCCTTCATGGTGCGGCTGCAGTCGGCGCTCGATGCGCTTCGCCATTTCACCGGCAATGCCAGCCATCAGTTGCGCACACCGCTCGCGATTATCCGCACACAGCTGGCGCTCGCCCGCCGGGCGGCGACCGTCAACGAGGCTCTCTCGGCCGCCGCGAAGGCGGACGAGGCGGTTGCGAACGCCGAGCGCATCCTGGCGCAGTTGCTGCTGATGGCGAAGATCGATGCGGCGGCCAAGGAGGAGGCGCGCGGATCGGAGCGGATCGAACTTGCTCGGCTGGCACGCAGCGTCACCGCCGAGCACGTGCCGGCGGCCGGCGAGGTGGGCATCGATCTCGGTTTTGCCGGCGAGGGGGAGCATTGGATCCGCGCCGAACCGCTGCTTGTCGGAGAGCTCCTGAAGAACCTCATCGGCAATGCGCTGCTCTATGCCGGGCGCGGGGCGGAGGTGACGGTGCGCGTCTCAAGGTCGGATGACGAGATTGCGCTTGAGGTGGAAGACAACGGGCCGGGTATCAGGCCGGAGCTGCGCGAGGCGGTGCTGAAGCGCTTCCGGCGCGGCGGCAATGAGGCGCCCGGCACCGGGCTCGGCCTGCCGATCGTCGAGGAAATCGCCACGCTTTATGCCGGAACGATGCGCCTCGAGGACGGCGAGGGCGGTCGCGGTCTGAAGGTGGTCGTGACTTTTCCGGCAGGGTGA
- a CDS encoding ABC transporter permease, which yields METNIAAQGAGSPIAGSRRRLPPEFNIFLVLIGIALVYEVLGWLLVGQSFLMNPQRLTIMILQVSVIGIIAVGVTQVIITGGIDLSSGSVVGMTAMISASVAQASTWPRALYPSLTDLPAIVPIGLGVGIGLFAGYINGQLIAKTKIPPFIATLGMMVSARGISKWYTKGQPVSGLTEQFNFIGTGIWPVIVFLVVALIFHIALRYTRYGKFTYAIGANVQAARVSGINVEAHLIKVYAIAGMLAGLAGVVTAARAQTAQAGMGVMYELDAIAATVIGGTSLTGGVGRITGTVIGTIILGVMTSGFTFLRVDAYYQEIVKGVIIVAAVVVDVYRQKGRKKT from the coding sequence ATGGAAACCAATATCGCTGCACAGGGCGCGGGTTCGCCGATTGCCGGGTCGAGACGGCGCCTGCCGCCCGAGTTCAACATCTTCCTGGTGCTGATCGGCATCGCGCTCGTCTATGAAGTTCTCGGCTGGCTTCTCGTCGGCCAGAGCTTCCTGATGAACCCGCAGCGCCTGACGATCATGATCCTCCAGGTATCGGTAATCGGCATCATCGCCGTCGGCGTGACGCAGGTCATCATCACCGGCGGCATCGACCTTTCTTCAGGTTCCGTGGTCGGCATGACGGCAATGATTTCGGCGAGCGTCGCGCAAGCCTCCACCTGGCCGCGAGCGCTCTATCCCTCGCTGACCGACCTGCCGGCCATCGTGCCGATCGGGCTTGGTGTCGGCATCGGCCTCTTCGCCGGCTATATCAACGGGCAATTGATCGCCAAGACCAAGATCCCGCCCTTTATCGCCACCCTCGGCATGATGGTGTCAGCGCGAGGCATCTCCAAGTGGTACACGAAGGGCCAGCCGGTCTCCGGACTTACCGAGCAGTTCAATTTCATCGGCACGGGCATCTGGCCGGTCATCGTCTTCCTCGTGGTCGCGCTGATCTTCCATATTGCGCTCCGCTACACCCGCTACGGCAAGTTCACCTATGCGATCGGCGCCAACGTCCAGGCCGCACGCGTCTCCGGCATTAATGTCGAAGCGCATCTGATCAAGGTCTACGCCATCGCCGGCATGCTGGCCGGCCTTGCGGGCGTCGTCACCGCAGCCCGGGCCCAGACCGCCCAGGCCGGCATGGGCGTCATGTACGAACTCGACGCGATCGCCGCGACGGTCATCGGCGGCACGTCGCTGACCGGCGGCGTCGGCCGCATCACCGGCACCGTTATCGGCACGATCATCCTCGGCGTCATGACCTCCGGCTTCACCTTTCTGCGGGTCGACGCGTACTACCAGGAGATCGTCAAGGGCGTGATCATCGTTGCCGCCGTGGTCGTCGACGTCTATCGCCAGAAAGGCCGGAAAAAGACGTAA